In Candida dubliniensis CD36 chromosome 6, complete sequence, the following are encoded in one genomic region:
- a CDS encoding RNA polymerase II-associated protein, putative (Similar to S. cerevisiae RTR1) has translation MELLTIEKFIPFLEPFRGKELLTPLECSKLSLIIVEVLVDHYVDFKLLKFLSRFLTQELYDELIEERNIEHACGYIKCNRSPKSLVRRLSMNSNGVTQASSVNDPGASTKYQIYNRKPAMILPNTYLSQYCCKEHYQASIFYRNQLSNEALFSRKNIFTTSPFSSDKFNWYENSITCLEEVIAKHKELKQYGKSISEVIAMMNGLTVSDLNNNSELNDETNQLIKLIEDFEIVENNEPNMNGDLEQVNEEGYTQDNEENIHDITNNVEGYVTSNKSFGGYVV, from the coding sequence ATGGAGTTGCTTACCATAGAGAAGTTCATACCATTCTTAGAACCTTTTAGAGGTAAAGAATTGTTAACACCATTAGAATGTTCCAAGTTGTCCTTGATTATAGTGGAGGTTCTAGTCGATCACTATGTTGATTTTAAGTTATTGAAATTCTTGAGTCGGTTTTTAACCCAGGAATTGTATGACGAACTAATAGAAGAGAGGAATATTGAACATGCATGTGGATACATAAAGTGCAATCGGTCACCGAAATCGTTGGTGCGTCGATTATCTATGAATAGTAACGGGGTAACCCAAGCCAGTTCAGTTAACGATCCTGGTGCATCAACTAAATACCAAATCTACAATAGAAAACCAGCCATGATATTACCCAACACATATCTTTCCCAATACTGTTGCAAGGAACATTACCAGGCGTCGATTTTTTACAGAAACCAGCTCAGCAATGAAGCGCTTTTTTCCAGAAAGAATATATTTACAACATCCCCGTTCTCCTCagataaatttaattggtaTGAGAACTCCATCACATGCTTAGAAGAAGTGATTGCTAAACACAAggaattgaaacaatatgGTAAATCGATTTCCGAAGTGATTGCAATGATGAATGGATTGACTGTGAGTGacttgaataataatagtgaACTAAATGACGAGACaaaccaattgataaaactaattgaagattttgaaattgtggAGAACAATGAACCGAATATGAATGGAGACCTAGAACAAGTCAATGAAGAGGGTTATACTCAAGATAACGAAGAAAACATACATGATATAACGAACAATGTCGAAGGTTATGTGACATCTAACAAAAGTTTTGGTGGGTATGTAGTGTAG